One region of Trichosurus vulpecula isolate mTriVul1 chromosome 1, mTriVul1.pri, whole genome shotgun sequence genomic DNA includes:
- the LOC118828294 gene encoding D-3-phosphoglycerate dehydrogenase-like has protein sequence MAFATLRKVLISDSLDPCCCQILEDGGLQVVEKQNLSKDELIAELQDCEGLIVRSGTKVTADIINAAEKLQVVGRAGTGVDNVDLEAATRKGVLVMNTPNGNSLSAAELTCGMIMSLARPIPQAAASMKNGKWERKKFMGTELHGKTLGILGLGRIGREVATRMQSFGMKTVGYDPIISPEISASFGVQQLPLEQIWPVCDFITVHTPLLPSTTGLLNDNTFAQCKKGVRVVNCARGGIVDEGALLRALESGQCGGAALDVFTEEPPRDLALVNHEKVISSPYLGASTKEAQSRCGEEIAVQFVDMVKGKSLSGVVNAQALTTAFSPSTKPWIGLAEGLGTLIRAWAGSPRGTIQVVTQGSPLKNAGSSLSPAVIVGLLKETTTQAEVNLVNANLLMQEAGLNVTATHNPASLLDQSPGDSLLTISLAGAPYRAVGLVQGTTPVLRELNGAIFEPEVPLHRDLPLLFYRARLSDPELLPTMIGLLAKSGARLLSYQTSGVLDGEAWHIMGLSSLLPNLDAWKQHVAEAFQCSF, from the coding sequence ATGGCCTTTGCTACTCTCCGGAAGGTCTTAATCAGTGACAGCCTGGACCCTTGCTGCTGCCAGATCCTGGAGGACGGGGGGCTGCAGGTGGTGGAGAAGCAGAACCTCAGCAAAGACGAGCTGATAGCCGAGCTGCAGGACTGTGAGGGGCTGATCGTCCGCTCAGGGACCAAAGTGACCGCAGACATCATCAATGCTGCTGAGAAGCTCCAGGTGGTGGGCAGGGCCGGCACCGGGGTGGACAACGTGGACTTGGAAGCGGCAACGAGAAAAGGTGTGCTCGTGATGAATACCCCTAATGGCAACAGCCTCAGTGCTGCTGAGCTCACCTGTGGGATGATCATGAGCCTGGCCAGGCCGATCCCCCAAGCTGCGGCTTCCATGAAGAATGGAAAATGGGAACGAAAAAAGTTCATGGGGACTGAGCTGCATGGGAAAACTCTAGGGATCCTGGGTCTGGGGAGAATCGGGAGAGAGGTGGCCACCAGGATGCAGTCCTTTGGGATGAAGACAGTGGGCTATGACCCCATCATCTCTCCAGAGATTTCAGCATCCTTTGGTGTGCAGCAGCTGCCCCTGGAGCAGATATGGCCCGTCTGTGACTTCATCACTGTACACACACCTCTTCTGCCTTCGACAACAGGCTTGCTGAATGACAACACCTTTGCCCAGTGCAAGAAGGGGGTCCGTGTGGTGAACTGTGCTCGGGGAGGGATCGTGGATGAGGGAGCCCTCCtgagagccctggagtcaggccaGTGTGGTGGGGCCGCCCTGGACGTGTTCACAGAAGAGCCCCCTCGAGACCTGGCCCTGGTGAACCACGAGAAAGTCATCAGCAGTCCCTACTTGGGCGCCAGCACCAAGGAAGCCCAGAGCCGGTGCGGGGAAGAAATCGCAGTTCAGTTTGTGGACATGGTGAAGGGGAAGTCTTTGTCTGGGGTTGTGAATGCCCAGGCCCTCACCACTGCCTTCTCCCCCAGCACCAAGCCCTGGATTGGTCTAGCAGAAGGTCTGGGCACATTGATTCGTGCCTGGGCTGGATCACCCAGAGGCACCATCCAAGTAGTGACACAGGGCTCACCTCTGAAGAACGCTGGGAGCTCTCTGAGCCCCGCAGTCATCGTCGGCCTCCTAAAAGAAACAACCACCCAGGCAGAAGTAAACTTGGTGAATGCCAACCTTCTGATGCAAGAGGCTGGACTCAATGTCACTGCCACACACAATCCAGCCTCCCTCCTGGATCAAAGCCCTGGGGACAGCCTGCTGACCATCTCCCTGGCAGGTGCCCCTTACAGGGCAGTGGGTTTAGTCCAGGGCACAACTCCTGTCCTTCGAGAACTCAATGGTGCCATCTTCGAACCAGAAGTGCCTCTCCACCGGGATCTCCCCCTGCTATTCTACAGGGCCCGGCTCTCTGACCCAGAACTGCTGCCCACCATGATTGGACTCCTGGCAAAGTCAGGGGCACGGCTACTGTCCTACCAGACCTCTGGGGTATTGGATGGGGAAGCATGGCACATCATGGGTCTCTCCTCCTTACTGCCAAACCTTGATGCATGGAAGCAGCACGTGGCAGAGGCCTTCCAGTGCAGCTTTTAA